One Sorghum bicolor cultivar BTx623 unplaced genomic scaffold, Sorghum_bicolor_NCBIv3 super_26, whole genome shotgun sequence genomic region harbors:
- the LOC110431495 gene encoding uncharacterized protein LOC110431495, translating into MSHRVVPLVVDVAGVVMVFLILVVLGAFLFEVDEIMMVMMILKVSIPKFNGKESADDYFEWETKVEQIFDLYPYPPVKKAKLAAIEFSGYAITWWNQVCTELRRAGHDRITWEDMKREMRRRFVPAYYSRDLHLKLKRLVQGTRTVDEYFQELEMCLLRTGITEDEESTMARFLVGLNKPIADKVDMTNYTCLTELVHFAKRAERQLAGSYKDRASFSAHNSATSWRQSQQHGSGVHTPTSRATSSKHFDSKGKAVSSTQSSSSATAAPRHTSKIECFKCGGHGHKQAECPNRRTIIALADGSYDSQSEEEDEFHNVFADHTLDTCEYSAEDGTFELGLNCLAIQPILTFAPSDMIEDVISPYSNEITSADFDELLADFPDLEPSKMNRSSPYLVVRRVLSTQFVAAEQGQRHNLFQSRCKVKGQVCRFIIDGGSCNNIVSVLLVEKLGLPTRRHPHPYHMQWLNNSGTVKVSSMVRLSFSIGDYHGEVDCDIVPMQACHLLLGRPWQFDVDSVHFGRSNKYTFIHNDKKVVLVPLSPEEIYASDVARMKKEESDKRKLSEAANTSKGETSNQSSHIKPLSTTKQHHQNECLFVSRSDLREVRNTTAPFFVLLHKEVLLSTNDLPSSLPSAVLDLLQDFEDVFPDEVPAGLPPLRGIEHQIDLVPGASLPNRPAYRANPEETKEIQRQVKELLDKGYVRESLSPCAVPVLLVPKKDGSWRMCVDCRAINAITVRYRHPIPRLDDMLDELSGSTIFTKIDLRSGYHQIRMKIGDEWKTAFTTKFGLYEWLVMPFGLTNVPSTFMRLMNHVLRAFIGKFVVVYFDDILIYSKSFDEHLDHIHQVLAVLREEKLYANIAKCTFCTDRVVFLGFVVTADGIQVDEEKVKAIKDWPTPTNVSQKDVPFKWGDDQEQAFVELKRKLCEAPLLQLPNFGKTFEIECDASGIGIGGVLLQEGKPIAYFSEKLNGPHLNYSVYDKELYALVRVLEVWQHYLLPKEFVIHSDHEALKYLKSQGKLNRRHAKWIEFIETFPYVVKHKRVLLQEAHAGGLAGHSTTNFCPFEIVYGFKPHTPMDLLPLPLQEQVNLDAAKRSNFIKKLHDETRRNIEKKSAQYAKQANKGKKKVTFQPGDLVWLHLRKDRFPQQRKSKLSPRGDGPFKVLKKINDNAYKIELPPEYSNVSPTFNVKDLLPFVGEPESRTTPSQEGEADEDIPSIHSSSNETPLDISGPITRSRAKQTYSCLYRDQLTLSPRGLR; encoded by the exons ATGAGCCACCGCGTCGTCCCGCTGGTCGTGGACGTGGCGGGCGTGGTCATGGTCTTCTTAATTTTGGTCGTGCTCGGCGCATTCCTGTTCGAGGTGGACGAGattatgatggtgatgatgatat TGAAAGTGTCTATTCCAAAATTTAATGGAAAAGAAAGTGCTGATGATTATTTTGAGTGGGAGACTAAGGTTGAACAGATCTTTGATTTGTATCCTTATCCTCCTGTCAAGAAAGCAAAGCTTGCTGCAATTGAGTTTTCAGGCTATGcaatcacttggtggaatcaagTGTGTACTGAACTCCGACGCGCTGGACATGATCGTATTACTTGGGAAGACATGAAGAGGGAAATGCGACGTCGTTTTGTTCCTGCATATTACTCTCGTGATCTACATTTGAAGCTAAAACGTCTTGTGCAAGGTACTCGTACTGTTGATGAATATTTTCAAGAATTGGAAATGTGTTTACTTCGTACAGGGATAACTGAAGATGAGGAATCCACAATGGCTCGATTTCTGGTTGGCCTCAATAAGCCCATTGCTGATAAAGTGGATATGACAAACTACACATGTCTCACTGAGTTGGTACATTTTGCAAAAAGGGCAGAACGACAACTTGCTGGATCTTATAAAGATCGTGCTTCATTTTCAGCTCATAATAGTGCTACTTCATGGCGCCAGTCACAGCAGCACGGGTCAGGGGTGCACACACCTACATCTCGTGCAACTTCTTCCAAACATTTTGATTCCAAAGGCAAAGCTGTAAGCTCTACTCAGTCCAGCTCCTCTGCTACTGCAGCCCCAAGGCATACAAGCAAGATTGAGTGTTTTAAGTGTGGTGGTCATGGGCATAAGCAAGCTGAATGTCCCAATCGTCGTACGATTATTGCCCTTGCTGATGGTTCATATGATTCACAAAGtgaagaggaggacgagtttCACAATGTCTTTGCAGATCATACTCTTGACACTTGTGAGTATTCAGCTGAGGATGGTACTTTTGAGCTAGGTCTGAATTGTTTAGCTATTCAACCTATTCTAACTTTTGCTCCCAGTGACATGATAGAAGATGTTATTTCTCCATATTCTAATGAGATTACTAGTGCTGATTTTGATGAGTTGCTTGCTGATTTTCCTGATTTGGAGCCTTCTAAAATGAATAGATCATCTCCTTATTTGGTGGTTAGAAGAGTTCTTTCCACTCAGTTTGTTGCTGCTGAACAAGGACAACGTCATAATTTGTTTCAGTCCCGATGCAAAGTGAAAGGTCAAGTGTGTCGTTTCATCATAGATGGTGGGAGCTGCAATAATATTGTTAGTGTCTTGCTTGTTGAGAAGCTTGGCCTACCAACACGCCGCCATCCACACCCTTACCATATGCAGTGGCTGAATAATTCAGGGACAGTGAAGGTCTCATCCATGGTTCGTTTGTCTTTCTCCATTGGTGACTATCATGGTGAGGTTGATTGTGATATTGTACCCATGCAAGCATGCCATTTGCTGTTGGGTCGTCCATGGCAGTTTGATGTGGATTCGGTGCACTTTGGGCGGTCTAACAAGTATACTTTCATCCACAacgacaagaaggtggttcttgTTCCATTATCTCCAGAAGAGATCTATGCTTCAGATGTGGCTCGCATGAAAAAAGAAGAATCTGACAAAAGAAAATTGAGTGAGGCTGCCAACACTAGTAAGGGAGAGACTTCTAACCAATCTAGCCACATAAAGCCTCTTTCCACTACAAAACAACACCACCAAAATGAGTGCTTATTTGTGAGCAGGAGTGAtttgagagaagtgaggaacaccACAGCCCCATTCTTTGTGCTCTTGCACAAGGAGGTCCTACTTTCAACTAACGATTTACCTTCATCGCTGCCTAGTGCTGTTCTTGATCTCTTACAGGACTTTgaagatgtttttcctgatgaggTACCAGCTGGCCTTCCTCCACTCCGTGGTattgagcatcaaatcgatTTGGTACCTGGAGCTTCTCTTCCCAATCGTCCAGCCTACCGTGCTAATCCTGAAGAAACCAAAGAAATTCAGCGACAGGTAAAAGAGCTTTTGGACAAAGGGTATGTTCGTGAATCTCTAtcaccttgtgctgttccagtactTTTGgtccctaagaaagatggatctTGGCGCATGTGTGTCGATTGTCGTGCCATTAATGCTATAACTGTACGATATCGCCATCCCATTCCTAGGCTTGATGACATGTTAGATGAATTGAGCGGCTCAACTATTTTCACCAAGATTGATTTACGCAGTGGCTATCACCAAATTCGCATGAAAATTGGTGATGAATGGAAGACAGCATTTACAACCAAATTTGGCTTGTATGAATGGCTTGTGATGCCCTTTGGCTTGACAAATGTTCCTTCAACTTTTATGCGcttaatgaatcatgttttacgagctttcattggcaagtttgtagttgtttattttgatgatattctgatCTATAGCAAATCATttgatgaacatcttgatcatatCCATCAAGTACTTGCTGTTTTGAGGGAAGAGAAATTGTATGCCAACATTGCtaagtgcacattttgcacagatcgtgttgtttttcttggttttgttgtgaCTGCAGATGGCATCCAGGTTGATGAAGAGAAGGTTAAGGCAATAAAGGATTGGCCTACTCCTACAAATGTGAGCC AGAAGGATGTTCCATTCAAATGGGGAGATGACCAAGAGCAAGCCTTTGTAGAGTTAAAAAGAAAGCTTTGTGAAGCACCACTGCTGCAGCTACCTAACTTCGGTAAGACTTTTGagattgaatgtgatgcaagtggtattggcattggaggtgtgctaCTTCAAGAAGGTAAACCTATTgcctacttttctgaaaagttaaATGGTCCACATCTGAATTATTCTGTCTATGATAAAGAGCTTTATGCCTTAGTTCGAGTTTTGGAAgtttggcaacattatttgttacctaaagaatttgtcatccattctgatcatgaagctttgaaatatttaaaaagtcaaggcaaactgaatcgtagacatGCTAAATGGATCGAGTTCATAGAAACATTTCCGTATGTTGTTAAACATAAGCGTG TTCTTTTACAGGAAGCACATGCTGGTGGCTTAGCTGGTC ATTCCACAACAAATTTTTGTCCATTTGAAATTGTTTATGGTTTTAAGCCACATACTCCCATGGATCTTTTGCCTTTACCATTACAGGAACAAGTTAACTTGGATGCAGCGAAGAGATCCAACTTTATCAAGAAGCTACATGATGAGACAAGAAGAAATATTGAGAAGAAATCAGCACAATATGCAAAGCAAGCGAACAAAGGTAAGAAGAAGGTTACATTTCAGCCCGGTGACCTCGTGTGGTTGCATCTACGCAAGGATCGATTTCCCCAACAACGTAAGAGTAAGTTATCACCTAGAGGTGATGGTCCATTCAAGGTTCTAAAAAAGATAAATGATAATGCATACAAAATTGAGCTGCCACCTGAATATTCCAATGTTAGTCCAACATTCAATGTCAAAGACTTGCTTCCATTTGTTGGTGAgcctgagtcgaggacgactccttctcaagagggggaggctgatgaggacatccctagcattcattcatcttcaaatgaaactccacttgatataagtggtccaattacaagaagtagagctaaaca